Genomic DNA from Sesamum indicum cultivar Zhongzhi No. 13 unplaced genomic scaffold, S_indicum_v1.0 C01249, whole genome shotgun sequence:
TTGTCTCTTATCTGAAGTTGGTGACGTCGGCAAGCTGGGCTTTAAAAACTTGGCAAACCAGAAAGCTGAACTTTTCATGTATCGTGTCAAGTTATTGACATAGTCAGTGTAGATTATACCAAATCTTGATTTGTATCCGGCGGTCCACTCGAAATTATCACAATATGACCAAGCAAAATAACCCCTTACATCAAACTTCAATTTCCTacaaaagaagagaagatCGACGAAGAAAGcgcaattttaataatatcactgaaa
This window encodes:
- the LOC110011519 gene encoding beta-glucosidase 6-like — encoded protein: MPPLYITENGVADNNDVKLTAKQACVDKTRVQYHQEHLAYLLLAIRKLKFDVRGYFAWSYCDNFEWTAGYKSRFGIIYTDYVNNLTRYMKSSAFWFAKFLKPSLPTSPTSDKRQDERGRKCESRKRKAPENV